The following are encoded together in the Corynebacterium jeikeium genome:
- a CDS encoding tRNA (cytidine(34)-2'-O)-methyltransferase has protein sequence MTSENQFAGVNPPLHVVFDRPEIPPNTGNAIRMCAGTGASLHLAGPLAFKFDDKHVRRAGLDYHELADVHVHEGIDEALAHVTDPARGSGRVFAFTAQTGTWFTEVDYQPGDVLLFGPEPTGLADEVLADPRVTAKVRIPMLPGRRSMNLSNAAAVAAYEAWRQLGFAGGV, from the coding sequence ACGTAGTCTTCGACCGCCCGGAGATCCCCCCGAACACGGGCAACGCCATCCGCATGTGCGCGGGCACGGGGGCTTCGCTGCACCTGGCTGGGCCGCTGGCCTTCAAGTTCGACGACAAGCACGTGCGCCGGGCGGGGCTGGATTACCACGAACTGGCAGACGTGCACGTCCACGAGGGGATTGATGAGGCGCTGGCCCACGTGACTGATCCGGCGCGCGGCTCGGGGCGGGTGTTCGCCTTTACTGCGCAGACGGGCACGTGGTTTACGGAGGTGGACTACCAGCCTGGTGACGTGCTGCTCTTCGGCCCGGAGCCGACTGGCCTGGCCGACGAGGTGCTGGCCGACCCGCGGGTGACGGCGAAGGTACGCATCCCGATGCTGCCGGGGCGGCGGTCTATGAACCTATCGAACGCAGCAGCAGTGGCAGCCTACGAAGCGTGGCGCCAGTTGGGCTTCGCCGGCGGTGTGTAG